One Brassica oleracea var. oleracea cultivar TO1000 chromosome C7, BOL, whole genome shotgun sequence genomic window carries:
- the LOC106306079 gene encoding homeobox protein knotted-1-like 3: MAFHQNHLSQDLSFNHFTDQHQPPPPPPPPQQQQHFQDSAPPNWLNTALLRSDNNFLNLHTTAANATAASSSDSPSSAAAVAANQWLSRSSSFLQRTANNNNAAVVGDVIDDVTGGGAEQMMSGGENKNDGGGGEGVVSWQNARHKSEILSHPLYEQLLSAHVACLRIATPVDQLPRIDAQLAQSQHVVAKYSTLCGGGQGLVGGDDKELDQFMTHYVLLLCSFKEQLQQHVRVHAMEAVMACWEIEQSLQSLTGVSPGEGMGATMSDDEDEQVESDANMFDGGLDVLGFGPLIPTESERSLMERVRQELKHELKQGYKEKIVDIREEIMRKRRAGKLPGDTTSVLKGWWQSHSKWPYPTEEDKARLVQETGLQLKQINNWFINQRKRNWHSNPSSSTVLKNKRKSNAGDNSGRERFT; this comes from the exons ATGGCGTTTCATCAGAATCATCTCTCTCAAGACCTCTCTTTCAATCACTTCACCGACCAACACCAACCTCCTCCGCCTCCTCCACCTCCGCAACAACAACAACATTTCCAGGACTCTGCGCCTCCCAACTGGCTCAACACGGCTCTCCTCCGCTCCGACAACAACTTCCTCAACCTCCACACGACCGCCGCCAACGCCACCGCCGCGAGCAGCTCCGATTCTCCTTCCTCCGCCGCCGCCGTCGCCGCTAACCAGTGGCTTTCCCGCTCCTCCTCCTTCCTCCAACGCACCGCAAACAACAACAACGCCGCCGTTGTCGGAGACGTCATCGACGACGTAACCGGAGGAGGAGCCGAGCAGATGATGAGCGGCGGTGAGAACAAGAACGACGGAGGAGGAGGAGAAGGAGTCGTGAGCTGGCAGAATGCGAGGCACAAGTCGGAGATCCTCTCTCATCCTCTCTACGAGCAGCTTCTGTCGGCGCACGTCGCGTGTCTGAGAATCGCTACTCCGGTTGATCAGTTGCCAAGGATCGACGCTCAGCTTGCTCAGTCGCAGCACGTCGTCGCCAAGTACTCCACTTTATGCGGCGGCGGGCAAGGACTCGTCGGCGGGGACGACAAGGAGCTTGACCAGTTCATG ACGCATTATGTGCTGCTTCTATGCTCTTTCAAAGAGCAACTGCAACAACACGTGCGTGTTCATGCGATGGAAGCTGTGATGGCTTGTTGGGAGATTGAGCAGTCTCTTCAAAGCTTAACCG GAGTGTCTCCCGGTGAAGGAATGGGAGCAACAATGTCGGACGATGAAGATGAACAAGTAGAGAGCGATGCTAATATGTTCGATGGGGGCTTAGATGTTTTGGGTTTTGGTCCTTTGATTCCTACTGAGAGTGAGAGGTCTTTGATGGAACGTGTTAGACAAGAACTTAAACATGAACTCAAACAG GGTTACAAGGAGAAGATAGTAGACATAAGAGAGGAGATAATGAGGAAGAGAAGAGCTGGGAAGCTACCTGGAGACACCACCTCTGTTCTCAAAGGATGGTGGCAGTCTCATTCCAAATGGCCTTACCCTACT GAGGAAGATAAGGCGAGGTTGGTGCAGGAGACAGGTTTGCAGCTAAAGCAGATAAACAATTGGTTCATCAATCAGAGAAAGAGGAACTGGCACAGCAATCCATCTTCTTCCACTGTCTTGAAGAACAAACGCAAAAG CAATGCAGGTGACAATAGCGGAAGAGAGCGTTTCACGTAG
- the LOC106303222 gene encoding uncharacterized protein LOC106303222 — MELEIVSGSVPNPRSETTVVGSVTDAHSNSTVSLTVLPPKTSSPLQTNKAISPTHTSTANPSNHHHSNATDTNRVSATLPPNPVTAEPKPAEPKPASTTTQSGTQPNAHSFPTLVEKIRRFEDKSLKRLAPATTSATDRPTVLIPDEVFQKGAALHKDFIVCIFNGRPPPYSQIQSVLNHMWGKGIRLEIHNNPASRSLLVCITSDYLKKKILEKGYWYVGYSMFHTEQWTSTHSTKAPSFKSIQIWAHLTGIPLDVRHQDGLSLVAGLVGEPKETDDFTKNLVSLSLSHAKVEVDLTKALPDVVEFTRQSGEVVEVTVSYPWLPPTCSHCKEMGHIAKNCLLIPLPQKNPPIIPPSKTPSKTPTSKTPAKIPSKTPSVLYYRPKTIPIKVTGDATEVNSPGFTPLAPIADLPSPSLIAPPSTLPSTSSSPAEPDPFATNHASDEDGKIVVIWKDDVRVRILHQSRQTLTCEVTLPTTHPFNYTAVYASNLRIERIHLWVELLDIWQSHQLHLQPWILGGDFNEILNPFEHSLSELEVFDLRFQGPLYSWSNHCPESPIAKKLDRLLVNSNVISAFPNCSATFHPPLFSDHSPCVLDLAHPSPLVVQALNDPSTTTFEEERRVHENWLFLRDIEESYSRQKSRINWLLEGDQNTAYFFRIFQTRCSYNSIRSFVLTSGVILSDPHLMSLHAISYFRNILGPDVLVEPQLHSSPAWFGLLISYTLPSALLPALTALPTYEEITSLMFKLNPNKAPGPDGLTSAFYKSSWSFLGQEVVEAVLHFFRHSFMPSSTNSSILTLVPKFPGASLISEYRPVSCLNTLYKVVARLLVRRLKLILPSLIVTNQTTFVKDRLIVENTTLAGELVNGYHRRQGPKRITIKVDIAKAFDTISWEFLFNCLHGLHLPPLLIDWLNACVCSTNFTVGYNGMVHGYFKGSRGLRQGDPLSPYLFVIAMNVLSVMLNRAASELKVKYHQRCSSSRLTHLCFADDLLIFIDGSIDSVQNVLQVLKEFELRSGLAVSVQKSSFFASGLSQQEMDTIKASTGMPNGILPVRYLGVPLCTKKLTLANCEILIQQVKAKFNSWTVKTLSFAGRLLLIKTVIAGITNFWCSNFLLLMACIARINSLCGMFLWKGSIEGHHTAKVGQCGWLGSLQRCFKAMEQLVASGQTTGHPLDHCKTTSYKTGLLDRVQTFLTTLVLHEGMEDGYEWIVNGVRSKRYKTAQIYWEIKGVEAQNLVGDFSEVLDYALPIMAGYGNSNVALSGNRLAKRLILLCWQNPQLPILVAFALILPHAEVAYNGGDKHYGPFIRTLRLSGKPTSPNYPFNYLILIMGF, encoded by the exons ATGGAGTTGGAAATTGTCTCTGGCTCTGTTCCAAATCCCAGATCTGAAACTACTGTTGTTGGATCTGTAACAGATGCTCACTCCAACTCTACGGTGAGTCTTACTGTCTTGCCACCCAAGACTAGCTCTCCTTTGCAAACCAACAAAGCTATCTCACCTACTCACACTTCTACTGCCAACCCGTCCAACCACCACCATTCAAATGCGACAGATACAAATCGTGTATCTGCCACTTTACCTCCAAACCCTGTAACCGCTGAACCCAAACCCGCTGAACCCAAACCCGCCTCAACAACTACTCAATCTGGTACTCAACCCAATGCACATTCCTTTCCCACTCTTGTTGAAAAAATCCGAAGGTTTGAAGATAAATCCTTGAAACGACTAGCACCTGCTACCACCTCAGCTACAGATAGACCAACGGTACTAATCCCTGATGAAGTCTTTCAGAAAGGAGCAGCATTGCACAAGGACTTCATTGTTTGTATTTTCAATGGTCGACCTCCGCCCTACAGTCAAATCCAAAGTGTGTTAAACCACATGTGGGGCAAAGGTATTAGACTGGAAATACATAACAACCCGGCCTCTCGCAGTCTCCTAGTTTGCATCACTAGTGACTACTTGAAGAAAAAAATATTGGAAAAAGGCTACTGGTATGTAGGATATTCGATGTTCCATACCGAGCAGTGGACATCAACTCACTCAACTAAAGCTCCTTCTTTCAAGTCGATCCAGATATGGGCTCACTTAACTGGCATTCCACTGGATGTTAGGCATCAGGATGGGCTCAGTTTGGTAGCAGGTCTTGTTGGTGAACCTAAGGAAACAGATGATTTCACAAAAAACCTTGTTAGTCTCTCCCTCTCACATGCTAAGGTCGAAGTGGATTTAACCAAGGCCTTACCTGACGTAGTTGAATTCACTCGGCAATCAGGGGAGGTTGTTGAAGTCACTGTCTCATACCCTTGGCTTCCTCCAACCTGTTCTCATTGCAAGGAGATGGGTCATATAGCCAAAAACTGCCTCCTAATCCCTTTACCACAAAAAAACCCTCCAATCATCCCACCTTCCAAAACTCCATCCAAGACACCTACCTCCAAAACACCAGCCAAAATTCCCTCAAAAACACCATCTGTTCTTTATTATCGCCCAAAAACCATCCCAATAAAAGTTACTGGAGATGCAACTGAAGTGAATTCTCCTGGCTTTACTCCCTTGGCTCCTATTGCAGACCTACCCTCTCCTTCTCTAATCGCTCCTCCATCTACGTTACCCTCTACCTCTTCCTCCCCTGCTGAACCAGACCCA TTTGCAACTAACCATGCCTCCGACGAGGATGGTAAAATAGTCGTTATTTGGAAAGATGATGTCCGTGTCAGGATACTGCATCAATCAAGGCAAACTCTAACCTGTGAAGTCACGCTCCCAACAACCCATCCCTTCAACTACACGGCAGTTTATGCCTCAAACTTAAGAATAGAGAGGATTCATCTGTGGGTGGAGCTTCTGGACATTTGGCAATCTCACCAGCTACACCTGCAGCCTTGGATCCTTGGAGGTGACTTCAATGAGATTCTTAACCCTTTTGAACACTCCCTCTCAGAA TTGGAAGTCTTTGATCTTCGCTTCCAAGGACCGCTGTACTCTTGGAGTAACCACTGCCCCGAGAGCCCAATAGCCAAAAAACTAGACCGTCTGCTTGTAAACTCCAACGTCATCTCTGCCTTCCCCAACTGTTCTGCGACATTCCACCCTCCTCTCTTTTCTGATCATAGCCCTTGTGTCCTAGACCTAGCTCACCCCTCCCCCTTGGTG GTGCAAGCTCTCAACGATCCTTCCACTACTACCTTTGAAGAAGAACGAAGAGTGCATGAGAACTGGCTGTTCTTGAGGGACATTGAAGAGAGTTACTCCAGGCAGAAATCGAGGATCAACTGGCTGTTAGAAGGGGATCAGAATACTGCCTATTTCTTCAGAATTTTCCAGACTCGGTGCAGCTACAACTCCATTCGTTCGTTTGTTCTGACGTCAGGAGTTATCCTCTCGGACCCACACCTGATGAGCCTTCACGCTATATCGTATTTTCGCAACATCCTAGGTCCTGATGTTCTGGTTGAGCCGCAGCTCCACTCCTCTCCAGCTTGGTTTGGGTTGCTCATATCTTATACTCTCCCTTCAGCACTGCTGCCTGCCCTTACTGCCTTGCCGACTTATGAAGAGATTACCTCCCTCATGTTTAAGCTGAACCCAAATAAGGCTCCTGGCCCCGATGGTCTAACTTCAGCATTCTACAAGTCTTCTTGGAGCTTCCTCGGTCAGGAAGTTGTAGAGGCGGTATTGCATTTCTTCCGTCACTCCTTCATGCCGTCTTCCACCAACTCATCTATTCTGACCCTAGTCCCAAAATTTCCTGGAGCATCCCTTATCTCTGAGTACCGACCAGTCAGCTGTCTTAATACCTTGTACAAAGTAGTCGCAAGACTACTAGTCAGGCGTCTTAAGCTCATCCTCCCTTCCCTGATTGTTACAAACCAAACAACGTTCGTAAAAGATAGACTGATTGTGGAAAACACTACCTTGGCGGGGGAACTTGTGAATGGATACCATAGGAGACAGGGACCGAAAAGAATCACCATTAAGGTGGATATAGCAAAGGCTTTTGACACAATCTCCTGGGAGTTTCTCTTCAACTGCCTTCACGGATTACACCTGCCTCCTCTCCTCATTGACTGGCTGAACGCATGCGTGTGTTCCACAAACTTCACTGTAGGGTATAATGGGATGGTTCATGGATACTTCAAAGGGAGCCGCGGACTGCGTCAAGGTGACCCACTTTCCCCGTATTTGTTTGTTATTGCAATGAATGTCCTCTCTGTCATGCTCAACCGTGCAGCCTCAGAGCTAAAGGTCAAATATCACCAGAGATGTTCCTCTTCAAGACTCACCCATTTATGTTTCGCTGATGACCTTCTGATCTTCATTGACGGATCTATAGACTCTGTACAGAATGTCCTCCAGGTGCTAAAGGAATTTGAGCTTCGTTCTGGTCTTGCGGTTAGTGTACAAAAGAGCTCCTTCTTTGCGTCTGGCCTATCTCAGCAGGAAATGGACACCATCAAAGCTTCAACAGGCATGCCTAATGGGATCCTACCTGTCCGTTATCTTGGAGTCCCATTGTGCACAAAGAAGCTCACACTAGCTAACTGCGAGATCCTAATACAGCAAGTAAAAGCTAAGTTTAACTCCTGGACGGTCAAGACACTCTCCTTTGCGGGACGGCTACTCTTAATTAAAACGGTTATTGCTGGGATCACAAACTTTTGGTGTTCAAACTTTCTGCTTCTTATGGCCTGTATTGCGCGAATCAACTCTCTATGTGGCATGTTCTTATGGAAGGGATCTATTGAAGGGCATCACACTGCAAAA GTGGGTCAGTGTGGGTGGCTTGGTTCACTTCAGAGGTGCTTCAAG GCAATGGAGCAACTTGTCGCTTCTGGACAGACCACTGGTCACCCTTTGGATCATTGCAAGACTACTTCTTACAAGACAGGGCTTCTAGACAGG GTGCAAACATTCCTAACAACACTGGTGCTGCACGAAGGGATGGAGGACGGCTATGAGTGGATTGTCAATGGAGTGAGGTCTAAGAGATACAAAACTGCACAGATATATTGGGAGATTAAAGGAGTAGAAGCACAG AATCTGGTCGGAGATTTCTCGGAGGTGCTCGACTACGCCCTCCCGATCATGGCAGGATACGGTAACTCAAATGTTGCTTTATCAGGGAACAGACTTGCCAAGCGCCTGATCTTATTATGCTGGCAG AATCCTCAGCTTCCGATCCTCGTCGCCTTCGCTCTCATCCTTCCTCATGCAGAGGTGGCTTACAACGGAGGTGATAAACACTACGGACCATTCATAAGGACCCTTCGACTTTCTGGAAAGCCAACTTCACCAAATTATCCATTTAACTACCTGATCTTAATTATGGGTTTTTGA